TATTTTACTTTAATGATTACAGCTTCAAGAATGATATCGGCTAACTCCTCAGGGGATTCGACACAGCCTTCTTTGAGCCAGAGTGTTAAAATGGTAACAATAGTGCTAACATAAATTTCCAATGAATATTTGGCAGGAATATGATAGCTTTGTTCCATGAGCTCTGTAACATTTTCGATATCAGAGTTAAGGATGGTCTCGATAATGAATTCACGAATCATCTCATTGATGTTTGGAATGTGTGTCATTAAGGTGAGACAGAGTCTTTGATTTTCCTTAAGATATCCTAGCATTTCAGTAACAACACCCTCTTGGTAGGTCATGTCTTCCTGAAGAATACTTGAAACTTTATCTAAAATCTTTGAGAAGGTTGTTTCAACCAAATCTTCTTTATTTGAATAGTAGTAGTAGAAAGTTGGTCTGCTGAGATTTGCCTTCTTGATGATGTCTGTGATGCTGATTTGTTCGAGTGAACTCTCTTCTAAGAGTTCAATAAATGCGTTGACAATTTTTCGTTCGGAAATAGTTGCTTCCTTGAGCATAAATAAACCCCTTTATATAAACATAATAATAATTCCACAACTTATATAATAACCTATTTTTTTTCTAGAAATCTTACAAGTCCTTTACAGTTGTAAGTGAAAAATACTGAAACTCTCATTTTATCGATATTTTAAACGAAAAAACTTTTTTTCTATACGTTTTTAAGAACCAACGTCTTATTTGTCAGTAGGGTCCATTTTTGC
The DNA window shown above is from Streptococcus salivarius and carries:
- a CDS encoding TetR/AcrR family transcriptional regulator, with amino-acid sequence MLKEATISERKIVNAFIELLEESSLEQISITDIIKKANLSRPTFYYYYSNKEDLVETTFSKILDKVSSILQEDMTYQEGVVTEMLGYLKENQRLCLTLMTHIPNINEMIREFIIETILNSDIENVTELMEQSYHIPAKYSLEIYVSTIVTILTLWLKEGCVESPEELADIILEAVIIKVK